In Veillonellales bacterium, a genomic segment contains:
- a CDS encoding MraY family glycosyltransferase, giving the protein MQTYVVTFTIALAVAYFITPEIKKLAEKAGAMDAPDARKVHTKPIPRMGGLAIYAGFVIAVLASVHMSREILGLLTGGTIILIVGIIDDLKQLSPKVKLMGQIIAAAVLILFDIRIDWLTNPFGDMIYVEYFSIPLTILWVVGLTNTVNLIDGLDGLAAGVSTIASITILLVALQQNFWMVVILSAALAGSAMGFLQHNFNPAKIFMGDTGSMFLGYMLAAVSVIGAVKSAATIALIVPIVALGLPIMDTAFAIIRRYMSGKPIFKPDKGHLHHRLLEMGLTQKEAVLLMYVISGCLGLSAIALTEVNHALGALILIGLLGLAFFGAKKIGVLKATKSVESH; this is encoded by the coding sequence ATGCAGACCTATGTAGTGACGTTTACCATAGCTTTGGCTGTGGCGTATTTTATAACGCCGGAAATTAAGAAACTGGCGGAGAAGGCCGGTGCCATGGATGCGCCGGATGCCCGTAAGGTTCACACCAAACCGATTCCCCGAATGGGCGGCTTGGCGATTTATGCCGGTTTTGTCATCGCGGTTTTGGCCAGTGTGCATATGAGCCGGGAGATATTGGGCTTGTTAACCGGTGGAACGATTATTTTGATTGTTGGTATTATAGATGATTTGAAACAGTTGTCGCCAAAGGTAAAACTGATGGGACAGATTATTGCTGCTGCGGTGCTGATACTGTTTGACATACGCATTGACTGGCTTACCAATCCTTTTGGCGATATGATTTATGTGGAGTATTTCTCTATACCCCTTACCATTCTGTGGGTAGTCGGTTTGACTAATACCGTAAACCTGATTGATGGTCTGGATGGCTTAGCCGCCGGTGTTTCGACCATAGCTTCGATTACTATATTGCTGGTGGCTTTGCAGCAGAACTTCTGGATGGTGGTGATTTTGAGTGCCGCATTGGCGGGAAGCGCCATGGGCTTTCTTCAGCATAATTTTAATCCGGCTAAAATCTTTATGGGTGATACCGGCAGCATGTTTTTAGGATATATGCTGGCAGCGGTATCGGTGATTGGCGCGGTAAAAAGTGCGGCGACGATTGCGCTGATTGTGCCGATTGTTGCTTTGGGACTGCCGATTATGGATACTGCTTTTGCGATCATCCGCCGTTATATGAGCGGCAAGCCGATTTTTAAACCGGATAAAGGGCATTTGCATCACCGTTTACTGGAGATGGGGCTGACTCAGAAAGAAGCGGTGCTGTTGATGTATGTCATTAGCGGCTGTCTGGGATTAAGCGCTATAGCATTGACTGAAGTGAATCATGCTTTGGGGGCTTTGATTCTTATCGGGCTGCTTGGGCTCGCCTTTTTCGGCGCCAAAAAGATCGGTGTTTTAAAAGCCACCAAATCGGTGGAAAGTCATTAA
- a CDS encoding NrtA/SsuA/CpmA family ABC transporter substrate-binding protein, protein MKKWLAYGLICMLLLALSGCGSAGKSAAPKVDTIHISYVKLPLNVPSIVEKKQGLFEQEFGRDNIKVEFPEITEGPKMTEALAAGSLDFCNALGGTSAILAAANGVDLKIIGIYSRAPKAFTIMARDPQIKTTADLRGKKVAGPKGTILHQLLLASLTKAGMTADDAAFINMGIPQGMAAMFSGNVDAALVAGPAVPKALAGGAHILTTGEGLLDATIVIAVSNKFLTEHPDLVKRYMQVHQQSLQYIQQQPEEVYQMAAEETGIGVEDVRNMVSWYDFNPAITSADVEDLEKTQEFLLQNGMLTQKVELKRLISDLTK, encoded by the coding sequence ATGAAAAAATGGCTTGCTTATGGTTTGATATGTATGCTGCTGCTCGCTCTTTCCGGCTGTGGCTCAGCCGGAAAGAGCGCAGCTCCCAAAGTGGATACGATTCATATTTCCTATGTGAAACTTCCCCTGAATGTTCCGTCCATTGTGGAAAAAAAGCAGGGATTATTTGAACAGGAATTTGGCAGGGATAATATCAAAGTTGAGTTTCCGGAAATCACGGAAGGCCCGAAGATGACGGAAGCGCTGGCTGCCGGCTCGCTGGATTTCTGCAATGCCCTTGGCGGTACTTCCGCCATACTGGCGGCAGCAAACGGCGTTGACCTGAAAATTATCGGTATCTACAGCCGGGCGCCGAAAGCTTTCACGATTATGGCCAGGGACCCGCAAATTAAAACGACAGCCGATTTGAGGGGGAAAAAAGTGGCAGGGCCGAAGGGAACCATTCTGCATCAGCTGCTGCTTGCGTCCCTTACCAAAGCGGGAATGACGGCGGATGATGCCGCCTTTATTAATATGGGCATCCCCCAGGGGATGGCGGCCATGTTCTCCGGCAATGTGGATGCGGCGCTGGTTGCCGGTCCGGCGGTACCGAAAGCGCTGGCTGGCGGGGCTCATATTCTGACGACCGGCGAAGGACTGCTGGATGCTACCATTGTAATTGCTGTCAGCAATAAATTTTTGACGGAGCATCCTGATCTGGTGAAACGATATATGCAGGTCCATCAGCAAAGCCTGCAGTACATCCAGCAGCAGCCGGAAGAAGTATACCAAATGGCGGCGGAGGAAACCGGTATTGGGGTGGAAGATGTCCGGAATATGGTGTCCTGGTATGACTTTAATCCCGCCATTACGTCTGCCGATGTCGAGGATTTGGAGAAAACCCAGGAGTTTTTGCTGCAGAATGGAATGCTGACGCAGAAGGTAGAGCTCAAACGGCTGATCAGCGATCTGACAAAATAG
- a CDS encoding ABC transporter ATP-binding protein, translated as MTALVLRGLYKQYSLHGQPVNALTNVNLTVEHGSFVTIVGRSGCGKTTLLRVIGGLESLSAGQIIFTPPGTKVGMVFQEPRLMPWLTVEQNMALGMGQAAGKEKVRQTTSRFLAMLGLTSFKNAYPDQLSGGMAQRAALGRVLCYDPDIILLDEPLSALDAFTRRNLQKELVNIFRTQQKTILFVTHDVDEALLLGQRVLIMENGGIVGEFTVSFPYPRNSSGEDFYRLREELLGAIQGGIE; from the coding sequence ATGACAGCTTTAGTGCTAAGGGGGCTTTATAAACAGTATTCGCTCCACGGGCAGCCGGTCAATGCCTTGACGAATGTCAATCTTACGGTGGAGCATGGCAGTTTCGTTACGATAGTCGGCAGGAGCGGTTGTGGAAAAACAACGCTGCTGCGGGTTATCGGCGGGCTGGAAAGTTTGTCTGCCGGCCAAATTATTTTTACGCCGCCTGGTACGAAGGTGGGAATGGTATTCCAGGAACCCCGCCTAATGCCCTGGCTGACGGTGGAACAGAATATGGCTCTGGGAATGGGGCAGGCGGCCGGCAAGGAAAAAGTTAGGCAAACTACAAGCCGCTTTTTGGCAATGCTGGGCCTTACTTCATTCAAAAACGCCTACCCGGATCAATTGTCAGGCGGTATGGCTCAGCGGGCGGCTTTAGGACGGGTTTTATGCTATGATCCCGACATTATCCTGCTGGATGAACCTTTGAGTGCGCTTGATGCTTTTACAAGGCGAAATCTGCAAAAGGAGTTAGTGAATATTTTTCGAACTCAGCAAAAAACCATTTTGTTTGTTACTCATGATGTGGATGAAGCCTTACTATTGGGCCAGCGAGTGCTGATTATGGAAAATGGCGGGATTGTCGGCGAATTTACAGTGTCCTTTCCGTATCCCCGCAATTCCTCCGGTGAAGATTTTTATCGGCTGCGGGAAGAATTGCTGGGGGCAATACAGGGCGGCATTGAATAA
- a CDS encoding ABC transporter permease produces the protein MIPLKGLLLPFFFLVWWWTAAALQLVNSYLIPSPAAILHTAAVLLEKGILVHHVETSLYRVFTGFTITFFLAFPLAVLLGMNRRLEAYFDPVLNFIRHVPPISCIPLLILWFGIGEASKMAVIILAAFFPIFLNSLEGIAQCDSQLIEVGQSFGFSRKQQFLKIILPASLPAVILGMRLGLGYSWRALIGAELIAASAGIGYMIIEAEELSRPDIVIVGILVIGLFGYVIDYGFLKLTRLLLPWNRKKAEHDSFSAKGAL, from the coding sequence ATGATTCCATTAAAAGGGCTGTTGCTGCCGTTTTTTTTCCTCGTCTGGTGGTGGACGGCTGCCGCTTTGCAGCTGGTCAACAGTTATTTGATTCCGTCGCCGGCAGCCATATTACATACAGCGGCGGTGCTGCTGGAAAAAGGGATACTGGTGCATCATGTGGAAACAAGCCTGTACCGGGTATTTACCGGCTTCACTATTACTTTTTTTCTGGCCTTTCCCCTGGCGGTGCTGCTGGGAATGAACCGGCGGCTGGAAGCTTATTTTGATCCGGTCCTCAATTTTATCCGGCATGTTCCGCCGATTTCCTGTATTCCCCTGCTTATTCTTTGGTTCGGGATTGGCGAGGCTTCCAAAATGGCAGTGATTATTCTGGCAGCGTTTTTCCCCATTTTCTTAAACTCTCTGGAAGGCATTGCCCAGTGCGATTCGCAGCTGATTGAGGTGGGACAATCCTTTGGTTTTAGCAGGAAACAGCAATTCCTGAAAATTATTTTGCCGGCATCACTGCCCGCCGTTATTCTGGGCATGCGGCTGGGGCTGGGATACAGCTGGCGGGCTTTGATTGGGGCGGAACTTATCGCTGCTTCCGCCGGTATCGGCTATATGATTATTGAAGCCGAAGAGCTTTCCCGGCCGGATATTGTCATTGTCGGCATACTGGTCATCGGCTTGTTTGGCTATGTGATTGATTACGGATTTCTCAAGCTTACCCGGCTGCTTTTGCCATGGAATCGAAAGAAGGCGGAACATGACAGCTTTAGTGCTAAGGGGGCTTTATAA
- a CDS encoding site-specific integrase, with amino-acid sequence MKYVEPIRSKKQIDNMKRYLKKSNLRDYLLFVLGINSGLRISDLLLLTIDDVKEKNRIIIKEKKTGKTKDFPLSDTCKKAIKEYLANIHSAGKWLFKSKKGDRPITRIQAYRIINTAARAIGIKDAIGTHTLRKTFGYWTYKSGVDIIKIQKLLNHSASSITLAYIGITKDELDNIYINLNL; translated from the coding sequence ATGAAATATGTAGAGCCGATACGATCTAAAAAGCAGATCGACAATATGAAACGCTACTTAAAAAAGAGCAATTTGCGCGACTATCTTCTTTTTGTTCTCGGTATCAATAGTGGCTTGCGAATTTCGGATTTATTACTGTTAACAATAGACGATGTAAAAGAGAAAAATAGAATCATCATAAAAGAGAAAAAAACAGGGAAAACAAAAGATTTTCCTTTATCCGATACTTGTAAAAAAGCGATAAAGGAATATTTGGCTAATATTCATTCTGCGGGGAAATGGCTGTTTAAAAGCAAAAAAGGAGATCGGCCGATTACCAGGATACAAGCGTATAGAATTATCAATACAGCGGCCCGGGCAATAGGAATTAAGGATGCGATCGGGACCCATACCTTACGCAAAACATTCGGTTATTGGACGTATAAAAGCGGGGTAGATATCATTAAGATTCAAAAATTACTGAATCATTCGGCATCAAGCATAACCTTGGCCTATATTGGAATCACCAAAGATGAATTAGATAATATTTATATTAATTTGAATTTATAA
- a CDS encoding HD-GYP domain-containing protein, which yields MFSKIKIIASLQTMPEIVSSFLSLIADYDRYTAEHSFKVQRLAMELAAGLDLAAPIIQDISDAALLHDIGKMKISNTILTKPGKLTHSEFEIIKRHPEYGYQILNGSRQLHHIAKIVLHHHEKFNGTGYPSGSSGEGIPLISRILTLADVYEAITSDRCYRKAMSPQESLKVIREGSGTWFDPVLVDVFFRNKPP from the coding sequence ATGTTTTCTAAAATAAAAATTATAGCTTCTTTGCAAACAATGCCGGAAATAGTAAGTTCCTTTCTGAGTTTGATCGCTGATTATGATCGCTATACAGCCGAACATTCCTTTAAAGTACAACGTCTGGCCATGGAACTGGCAGCCGGCCTTGATCTTGCCGCGCCGATAATTCAGGATATATCCGACGCCGCCCTACTTCATGACATTGGTAAAATGAAGATTTCTAACACCATATTAACTAAACCCGGAAAATTAACCCATTCCGAATTTGAAATTATAAAGCGTCACCCTGAATACGGCTATCAAATCCTAAACGGGTCCCGGCAGCTGCATCATATAGCCAAAATCGTTTTGCATCATCACGAAAAATTTAATGGCACCGGCTATCCCTCAGGCAGTTCCGGCGAGGGTATCCCTTTAATTTCACGCATATTAACGCTCGCAGATGTATATGAAGCAATTACTTCCGATCGCTGTTATCGCAAGGCGATGTCCCCGCAGGAGTCATTGAAAGTGATCCGGGAGGGAAGCGGCACCTGGTTTGACCCTGTATTGGTCGACGTTTTTTTTAGAAATAAACCACCTTGA
- a CDS encoding methyl-accepting chemotaxis protein, whose product MKMNLTTKMVAYFLLVVLVTSLGFAYTIWKVNDVTDIVTNVNNTSLPRLLKMSKINTNSSDELANTRGYFITKSPQFLSGYKNAADENSKLEEELIQTSTTAEGKRLAVEVKALDDKYSKITEEKFIPLVQAGHQEEALQILSSEMNPIAKALDNKTAEAQSFRNKEINDSLNKAVEHSNQAKNISIAAALLSAVLGILIGFFAARRMSRPVNQLAAVAEKVANGDLTQQVKVTSQDEIGQLAASFNTMVTALKTLIRQVTENAEQVASSSEELTASSEQSAQAANQVATSITDVAKGAEEQLAAANDTSAVVEQLSASIQQVAANTNEVAGQSAQTADKANEGNKAVDKAVEQMTSIEQTVTASAEVVTLLGERSKEIGQIVDTISGIAGQTNLLALNAAIEAARAGEQGRGFAVVAEEVRKLAEQSQEAAKQIASLINEIQGNTDKAVIAMNDGTKEVKLGAEIVNAAGQAFREIATLVTTVSSQVQEISTAIEQMAVGSQQIVESVKKIDKLSKKASGESQTVSAATEEQSASMEEIAASSQSLAKMAQDLQTAVSKFQV is encoded by the coding sequence ATGAAAATGAATCTGACGACGAAAATGGTAGCCTATTTTCTGCTGGTTGTACTGGTGACCTCATTGGGGTTTGCCTACACCATCTGGAAAGTCAATGACGTGACGGATATAGTTACCAATGTAAATAATACCTCGCTGCCGCGGCTGCTAAAAATGAGCAAAATCAATACCAACTCCAGTGATGAATTAGCCAATACGCGGGGATATTTTATTACCAAAAGCCCGCAATTTCTCAGCGGTTACAAAAATGCGGCCGATGAAAACAGCAAGCTGGAAGAGGAATTAATTCAAACATCTACTACAGCGGAGGGAAAGCGCTTGGCTGTGGAAGTAAAAGCTTTAGATGACAAATACTCAAAAATTACTGAAGAAAAATTTATTCCTTTGGTGCAAGCCGGCCATCAGGAGGAAGCCTTGCAAATTCTGAGCAGCGAAATGAACCCCATCGCTAAAGCCTTAGATAACAAAACAGCTGAAGCTCAATCCTTCCGCAACAAGGAAATCAACGACAGTTTAAACAAGGCCGTGGAACATTCCAATCAAGCCAAAAATATCTCCATTGCTGCCGCTTTATTGTCTGCCGTTCTGGGCATTCTCATCGGCTTTTTCGCCGCCCGCCGTATGTCCCGTCCGGTCAATCAGTTAGCCGCTGTTGCCGAAAAAGTAGCCAACGGTGATTTAACGCAGCAAGTAAAGGTTACCAGTCAGGACGAAATCGGCCAGCTGGCAGCATCCTTCAATACTATGGTAACGGCGCTTAAGACACTGATCAGGCAAGTTACGGAAAACGCCGAACAGGTAGCATCATCCAGCGAAGAGCTGACTGCCAGTTCCGAGCAGTCGGCTCAGGCGGCCAATCAAGTTGCCACCTCCATTACCGATGTGGCAAAAGGCGCGGAAGAACAGTTAGCCGCAGCAAATGATACTTCCGCCGTGGTGGAACAGTTGTCGGCCAGTATTCAGCAAGTGGCCGCCAACACCAACGAGGTAGCCGGACAATCGGCCCAGACTGCCGACAAGGCCAACGAAGGAAACAAAGCGGTAGATAAAGCCGTAGAACAAATGACCAGCATCGAGCAGACGGTTACTGCCTCCGCCGAGGTAGTAACGCTATTAGGAGAGCGTTCCAAGGAAATCGGCCAGATTGTGGATACAATCTCCGGCATTGCCGGCCAAACCAACCTCCTGGCGTTAAATGCCGCCATCGAAGCAGCCCGTGCCGGTGAACAGGGCCGGGGCTTTGCCGTAGTTGCGGAAGAAGTGCGCAAACTGGCGGAACAGTCCCAGGAAGCGGCTAAACAAATTGCTTCCCTGATTAATGAAATTCAGGGCAATACCGACAAAGCAGTCATCGCCATGAATGACGGAACTAAGGAAGTTAAACTGGGAGCGGAAATCGTCAATGCTGCCGGACAAGCCTTCCGGGAAATCGCAACTCTGGTCACAACCGTATCGAGCCAGGTGCAGGAAATTTCCACCGCCATTGAGCAAATGGCAGTGGGCAGCCAACAGATTGTAGAATCGGTAAAGAAAATTGATAAATTAAGCAAAAAGGCATCCGGTGAGTCCCAGACAGTCTCCGCGGCTACGGAGGAGCAATCGGCATCTATGGAAGAAATCGCCGCTTCCAGCCAAAGTCTGGCAAAAATGGCTCAGGATCTTCAGACGGCTGTAAGCAAGTTTCAAGTATAA
- a CDS encoding chemotaxis protein CheW yields the protein MATEQLVVFQLAAEEYAVSIAHVREIIRYNGATKLPDTPAYMEGMINLRGKIIPVIDLAAKFELQLEKNSDKQALIVETAGQEMGIVVDTVTEVIRLEDTAIEAANGIANSNQFIRGIGKRDDRLLIILDLSKLFNSEEMKMLRAVA from the coding sequence ATGGCAACCGAACAACTTGTCGTTTTTCAACTGGCAGCTGAAGAATATGCTGTTTCTATAGCTCATGTCAGGGAAATCATCCGCTATAACGGGGCTACCAAACTGCCTGACACGCCTGCGTATATGGAAGGAATGATAAATCTTCGCGGCAAAATCATTCCCGTAATCGACCTTGCCGCCAAGTTTGAACTGCAGCTAGAGAAAAATTCTGATAAGCAGGCGCTAATCGTTGAAACAGCAGGCCAGGAAATGGGGATCGTGGTCGACACGGTCACGGAAGTAATACGGCTTGAAGATACTGCTATCGAAGCAGCAAATGGAATCGCAAATTCCAATCAATTTATCAGAGGCATCGGCAAAAGGGATGACCGGCTGCTGATTATACTGGATTTGAGTAAACTGTTTAACTCGGAAGAAATGAAAATGCTAAGAGCCGTAGCATAA
- a CDS encoding cytidine/deoxycytidylate deaminase family protein encodes MIRPSWDEYFMDIVRVVATRSTCLRRQVGAAIVKDKRVLTTGYNGAPQGLAHCIEAGCLRETYHIPSGQRHELCRGLHAEQNAIIQAAFHGVAIKGATLYCTHQPCSACTKMIINAGIKRIVYENGYPDPLAVKLAGEAGVDSEHMPQENSGDSK; translated from the coding sequence ATGATCAGGCCATCCTGGGATGAATATTTTATGGACATTGTCCGGGTTGTTGCGACCCGTTCCACTTGTCTCAGACGGCAGGTGGGAGCCGCCATTGTTAAGGATAAACGGGTGCTGACCACAGGCTACAATGGTGCGCCTCAGGGATTGGCTCACTGTATTGAGGCGGGCTGTCTGCGGGAGACCTATCACATCCCTTCCGGTCAGCGCCACGAATTGTGCCGGGGCCTGCATGCCGAGCAAAATGCCATTATTCAGGCAGCCTTCCATGGGGTGGCGATTAAGGGCGCGACTTTGTATTGTACCCATCAGCCTTGTTCCGCCTGTACCAAAATGATTATTAATGCCGGAATCAAGCGGATTGTATATGAGAATGGTTATCCCGACCCCTTGGCGGTAAAGCTGGCCGGGGAGGCCGGGGTTGACAGTGAGCATATGCCGCAAGAAAATAGTGGGGATAGCAAGTAG
- the upp gene encoding uracil phosphoribosyltransferase, protein MQVKIIDHPLVQHKLSLLRDVKTGPKEFRELLEEIAMLMAYEITRDLPLEETKITTPLTECVCKTLTGKKIGIVPILRAGLGMTGGVLKLIPAAKVGHVGLYRDPKTLQPVEYYCKLPTDVEERDFVVIDPMLATGGSVIATLDILKRKGAKHIKLMCLVAAPEGVLAVNRQHPDVEVYVASVDERLNDHGYIVPGLGDAGDRIFGTK, encoded by the coding sequence ATGCAGGTAAAGATTATTGATCACCCGTTAGTTCAGCACAAATTGTCGCTGCTTCGCGACGTCAAAACCGGACCGAAGGAATTCCGTGAGCTGCTTGAGGAAATCGCCATGCTCATGGCCTATGAGATCACCCGGGATTTGCCTTTGGAAGAAACGAAGATCACGACGCCCCTTACGGAATGTGTCTGTAAGACACTGACCGGCAAAAAAATCGGTATTGTGCCGATACTGCGGGCCGGCCTGGGAATGACCGGCGGCGTGCTGAAACTGATCCCGGCGGCAAAGGTCGGTCATGTTGGTTTGTATCGTGACCCGAAGACACTGCAACCGGTGGAATACTACTGTAAACTGCCCACCGATGTGGAGGAACGGGACTTTGTGGTAATTGATCCTATGCTGGCTACCGGCGGTTCGGTAATCGCCACCCTGGATATTTTGAAACGCAAAGGAGCCAAGCATATCAAGCTGATGTGTCTGGTGGCGGCACCGGAGGGAGTGCTTGCTGTCAACCGGCAGCATCCGGATGTGGAGGTTTATGTGGCTTCAGTGGACGAAAGACTGAATGATCACGGCTATATTGTTCCCGGTCTGGGAGATGCCGGCGATCGGATTTTTGGCACGAAATGA
- the glyA gene encoding serine hydroxymethyltransferase, with protein sequence MSILSQIDPEIAQAINLERQRQQQKLELIASENFVSKAVLEAQGSVLTNKYAEGYPGRRYYGGCEYVDIVEKLAIDRAKTLFGVEHVNVQPHSGAQANTAVYFALLKPGDTILGMNLSHGGHLTHGSPVNISGKYFTIVPYGVDKDTQRINYDQVEVLAREHHPKLIVAGASAYPRIIDFARMGEIAHSVGALLMVDMAHIAGLVAAGLHPTPVGHADIVTTTTHKTLRGPRGGMIMCGAELAPAIDKAIFPGTQGGPLMHVIAAKAVALKEAMSEEFKLYQEQIIKNAKALADKLLQSGFTLVSGGTDNHLLLVDVRGQNLTGKQAEKLLDEVGVTVNKNTIPFDPASPFVTSGIRIGTPALTSRGMKEEDMLVVGEIIASVLSKPEDSYTKSRAVSMVAKLCGKYPLYE encoded by the coding sequence ATGAGTATTCTTTCTCAAATTGATCCCGAAATTGCTCAAGCTATTAATTTGGAGCGTCAGCGGCAGCAGCAGAAACTGGAACTGATTGCATCGGAAAATTTTGTCAGCAAGGCAGTATTGGAAGCTCAGGGGTCGGTATTAACCAACAAATATGCGGAAGGATATCCGGGACGTCGTTACTACGGCGGCTGCGAGTATGTGGATATTGTTGAAAAGCTGGCCATCGACCGGGCAAAAACTTTATTTGGCGTCGAGCATGTCAATGTTCAGCCCCATTCCGGCGCTCAGGCCAATACCGCCGTTTATTTTGCTTTGCTCAAGCCGGGGGATACTATTTTAGGAATGAACCTGTCCCACGGCGGACATTTGACTCACGGCAGTCCGGTTAATATTTCCGGCAAATATTTTACGATTGTGCCTTATGGTGTCGATAAAGACACCCAGCGGATTAATTATGACCAAGTTGAAGTGCTGGCAAGGGAACATCATCCCAAGCTGATTGTCGCCGGAGCCAGTGCTTATCCCCGCATAATTGATTTTGCCCGCATGGGTGAAATCGCCCATTCAGTCGGGGCGCTGCTGATGGTGGATATGGCTCATATCGCCGGCTTGGTAGCGGCGGGGCTGCATCCGACCCCGGTGGGACATGCCGATATCGTGACGACCACTACTCATAAAACGCTACGGGGGCCAAGGGGCGGCATGATCATGTGCGGCGCCGAACTGGCTCCGGCTATCGACAAGGCGATTTTCCCCGGAACCCAGGGTGGTCCGCTGATGCATGTGATTGCCGCTAAGGCGGTAGCCTTGAAAGAGGCAATGAGCGAGGAATTCAAATTGTATCAGGAACAAATTATCAAGAATGCCAAAGCTTTGGCGGACAAGCTGCTGCAGTCGGGCTTTACTCTGGTTTCCGGCGGTACGGACAATCACTTGCTGCTGGTTGACGTACGGGGACAGAATTTAACCGGCAAACAGGCGGAAAAATTACTGGATGAAGTCGGTGTAACAGTGAATAAAAATACAATTCCTTTTGATCCCGCCAGTCCTTTTGTGACCAGCGGCATTCGGATCGGGACACCGGCGCTGACTTCGCGGGGTATGAAGGAAGAGGACATGCTGGTGGTAGGGGAGATCATTGCTTCCGTGCTAAGCAAGCCTGAGGACAGTTATACGAAATCCCGCGCTGTAAGCATGGTCGCCAAGCTGTGCGGCAAGTATCCGTTATATGAATAA
- a CDS encoding TIGR01440 family protein: protein MDTDLKMIGLQAKEALAELLQTAQLTAGQIVVVGCSTSEVRGARIGSAGSAEVAAALLNGLTEVCAGAQVHLAIQCCEHLNRALVVERSVMENYQLEQVSVRPIPHAGGALAAQAMQDFTDPVVVEFISAHAGLDIGSTLIGMHLKRVAVPVRLKNKQVGQALVTAARTRPKLIGGVRAVYE, encoded by the coding sequence ATGGATACGGATTTAAAAATGATTGGCTTGCAGGCGAAAGAAGCACTGGCCGAACTGCTGCAGACTGCGCAGCTTACAGCCGGTCAGATTGTGGTCGTAGGCTGCAGTACCAGTGAAGTACGGGGAGCTCGAATCGGTTCGGCCGGCTCGGCGGAAGTGGCTGCCGCTTTATTAAACGGTTTGACGGAAGTCTGTGCCGGGGCACAGGTGCATTTGGCCATCCAGTGCTGTGAACATTTGAACCGGGCATTGGTAGTGGAACGGTCGGTTATGGAGAACTATCAATTGGAGCAGGTGTCTGTCCGGCCGATACCTCATGCCGGCGGGGCTTTAGCCGCTCAGGCCATGCAGGACTTTACCGATCCGGTGGTAGTGGAATTTATTTCCGCCCACGCCGGGCTGGATATTGGCAGTACGCTGATTGGAATGCACTTAAAGCGGGTTGCCGTGCCGGTCAGGCTGAAAAACAAACAGGTGGGGCAGGCGTTGGTGACAGCAGCCAGGACAAGGCCGAAACTGATTGGCGGAGTCCGGGCGGTATACGAGTAG
- the rpiB gene encoding ribose 5-phosphate isomerase B — MLVAIGSDHGGFHLKEEIKQLLAENRIEFHDFGTHSTESVDYPDIARSVGQAVASGQCERGIIICGTGIGVSIAANKIKGIRAALCHDVFSAQMSREHNDANILTMGERVIGPGLAGMIVMTWLKTEFAGGRHGRRVGKITKLESLCH, encoded by the coding sequence TTGTTAGTGGCTATTGGCAGCGATCATGGCGGGTTTCATCTAAAAGAAGAGATAAAGCAATTATTAGCGGAAAATAGAATTGAATTTCACGATTTCGGCACTCATTCGACAGAATCCGTCGATTACCCCGACATTGCCCGGAGCGTGGGTCAGGCTGTTGCTTCCGGTCAGTGTGAGCGGGGCATTATTATATGCGGCACCGGTATTGGCGTCAGCATTGCCGCCAATAAAATAAAAGGAATCCGGGCGGCATTGTGCCATGACGTCTTTTCGGCTCAGATGTCCCGGGAGCATAATGATGCCAATATTCTGACCATGGGAGAACGGGTTATCGGACCCGGCTTGGCAGGGATGATTGTCATGACCTGGCTGAAGACGGAATTTGCCGGCGGACGTCATGGCCGCCGGGTTGGTAAAATTACAAAATTGGAATCTTTGTGCCATTGA